A stretch of Vannielia litorea DNA encodes these proteins:
- a CDS encoding tartrate dehydrogenase has product MRTYKIASIPADGIGPEVIAAGLQALEALARRDGGFELDVTEFDWSSERYRKTGALMPEDGRDQIKDFDAIFFGAVGAPDIPDHVTLWGLRLPLCQGFDQYANVRPTKILPGITSPLAGVGPGDLDWVIVRENSEGEYSGIGGRAHRGLPEEVATEVSIFTRVGVERIMRYAFKPAQSRPRKLLTVVTKSNAQRHGMVMWDEIAAEVGKDFPDVTWDKMLVDAMTVRMVKSPRSLDTIVATNLHADILSDLAGALAGSLGVAPTGNIDPERRYPSMFEPIHGSAFDITGKGIANPVATFWTASQMLEHLGEADAARRLMRAVEKVCADGILTPDVGGDATTRQVTDAVCEAIRGENI; this is encoded by the coding sequence TTGAGAACCTACAAGATCGCTTCCATTCCGGCCGATGGCATCGGCCCCGAGGTCATCGCCGCCGGCCTGCAGGCGCTCGAAGCCCTGGCCCGGCGCGACGGCGGCTTCGAGCTCGACGTGACCGAGTTCGACTGGTCGTCGGAGCGCTACCGCAAGACCGGCGCGCTGATGCCCGAAGACGGCCGGGACCAGATCAAGGATTTCGACGCCATCTTCTTCGGAGCCGTCGGCGCCCCCGACATACCGGATCACGTCACCCTCTGGGGCCTGCGCCTGCCGCTCTGCCAGGGTTTCGACCAATACGCCAACGTGCGCCCCACCAAGATCCTGCCCGGCATCACCTCGCCGCTGGCAGGTGTCGGCCCCGGCGACCTGGACTGGGTAATCGTCCGCGAGAACTCCGAAGGCGAGTATTCCGGCATCGGCGGCCGGGCCCACAGGGGTCTGCCCGAGGAGGTGGCGACCGAAGTGTCGATCTTCACCCGCGTCGGCGTGGAGCGGATCATGCGCTACGCCTTCAAGCCCGCCCAGTCCCGCCCGCGCAAGCTGCTGACGGTGGTGACCAAGTCCAACGCCCAGCGCCACGGCATGGTGATGTGGGACGAGATCGCTGCCGAGGTCGGCAAGGATTTCCCCGATGTGACCTGGGACAAGATGCTGGTCGACGCGATGACCGTGCGGATGGTCAAGAGCCCCCGCTCGCTCGACACCATCGTGGCCACCAACCTGCACGCCGACATCCTGAGCGACCTCGCCGGTGCGCTGGCCGGGTCTCTCGGCGTGGCGCCCACCGGCAACATCGACCCCGAGCGCCGCTACCCCTCGATGTTCGAGCCGATCCACGGCTCGGCCTTCGACATCACCGGCAAGGGCATCGCCAACCCCGTGGCCACGTTCTGGACCGCAAGCCAGATGCTCGAGCACCTGGGCGAGGCCGATGCCGCCCGCCGCCTGATGCGGGCGGTGGAGAAGGTCTGCGCCGATGGCATCCTCACGCCCGACGTGGGCGGCGATGCGACCACCCGGCAGGTGACCGACGCGGTCTGCGAAGCGATCCGCGGCGAGAACATCTGA
- a CDS encoding tyrosine-type recombinase/integrase, with protein MVDRRRIHRVIGRESEGVTRQQAEDFIAQARTDARRQRLELPEGRKTPLSFEEAADRYVQRLRDSDGKNIDIKERQLRQHLVPFLAAKPLSAIESFDVERYKKARRSAGAAKATVNRDLATLSHLLNQAVEWKWIKSKSVRINRFKEDNQRIVYLTDDQCVALLDAAASDHNENVHAFVMVGLHTGMRHAEILKIRREDVDVGKRVIWVPRAKAGSREQPITRELADYLRKRMEMLPPGCEWLFPSLGSATGHVHTIRKAFRRSAERAGLDPDQITPHTLRHTAVTHLVQAGVDLPTVQRISGHKTLSMVARYAHQSGSHIEAAMDRLEGRVSGTYDDNIRKLKPKSSA; from the coding sequence ATGGTCGACCGTCGGCGCATTCACCGCGTGATCGGGAGAGAGTCCGAGGGTGTGACGAGGCAGCAGGCGGAAGATTTCATCGCCCAAGCCAGAACTGATGCAAGGCGTCAGCGATTGGAGTTGCCCGAGGGGCGCAAAACTCCTCTGAGCTTCGAAGAGGCAGCAGACCGCTACGTACAGAGGCTTCGGGATAGCGACGGAAAGAACATAGACATCAAAGAGCGTCAGTTAAGGCAGCACTTGGTGCCGTTTCTTGCCGCCAAGCCCTTGAGTGCCATCGAGTCCTTCGACGTTGAACGCTACAAGAAGGCCCGCCGCTCCGCGGGCGCAGCAAAGGCTACCGTGAACCGAGACTTGGCCACACTTTCACACCTGCTGAACCAGGCGGTCGAGTGGAAGTGGATAAAAAGCAAGTCGGTCAGGATCAATCGCTTCAAAGAAGATAACCAGCGGATCGTGTACCTGACGGATGATCAGTGCGTTGCGTTGTTGGACGCCGCAGCTTCAGATCACAACGAAAACGTCCACGCCTTCGTCATGGTTGGACTTCACACTGGGATGCGCCACGCGGAAATTCTCAAGATCCGTCGCGAAGACGTCGACGTCGGGAAGCGGGTGATCTGGGTTCCGCGGGCCAAAGCGGGGTCTCGTGAGCAGCCGATCACGCGTGAATTGGCCGACTATCTTAGAAAACGCATGGAGATGTTGCCGCCTGGCTGCGAATGGCTGTTCCCTTCTCTGGGAAGCGCAACCGGCCACGTCCACACGATCCGCAAGGCGTTTCGCCGCTCCGCTGAGCGAGCTGGCCTCGATCCCGACCAGATCACCCCTCACACACTTCGCCATACGGCGGTGACGCATTTGGTGCAGGCCGGGGTCGATCTACCCACTGTGCAGCGCATATCTGGTCACAAGACCTTGTCCATGGTTGCCCGCTACGCGCATCAAAGCGGGTCCCACATCGAGGCGGCCATGGATCGGTTGGAAGGGCGGGTCAGCGGCACCTACGACGACAACATCCGCAAGTTAAAGCCGAAAAGTTCGGCCTGA
- a CDS encoding helix-turn-helix transcriptional regulator — translation MKIDTDTQRVFIHPDGRMDRKNAARYLGCSPKTLADWAMKGQGPQYVLLGGRAFYFLEDLQSWIAAAPRLAGTGGRDARSSD, via the coding sequence ATGAAAATCGACACTGACACGCAGCGGGTTTTCATCCACCCGGACGGACGCATGGATCGCAAGAACGCGGCCCGCTACCTTGGCTGCTCGCCGAAAACGCTCGCTGATTGGGCGATGAAGGGCCAAGGACCGCAGTACGTTCTGTTGGGCGGACGCGCTTTCTACTTCCTCGAAGACCTGCAATCCTGGATCGCCGCCGCCCCTCGCCTCGCCGGAACCGGCGGGCGGGATGCGCGGTCGAGCGACTAG
- a CDS encoding helix-turn-helix domain-containing protein has protein sequence MPGAKNPDRRRIRIRRTYSVPEVAALLDVHVHTVRRWLKDGLGAIDGRSPTLIHGAELRGFLDARAEGRKQKCGPDEMFCLSCRAPRLPILGSVYIADLNEKTVRLAGVCCTCDRKICRAGSASRLQEYTASFGPLQRRNPSLKGSSIPLLDRDSKEQDENGKVQRGKRTDQA, from the coding sequence ATGCCGGGAGCAAAGAACCCGGACCGCAGGCGTATCCGCATCAGGCGTACCTACTCGGTGCCTGAAGTCGCGGCGCTTCTCGACGTTCACGTTCACACCGTTCGCCGGTGGCTCAAGGACGGGTTGGGTGCGATTGATGGCCGGAGCCCAACCCTGATCCACGGCGCGGAACTTCGCGGGTTTCTGGATGCCCGCGCCGAAGGCAGGAAGCAAAAGTGCGGCCCCGACGAGATGTTCTGCCTTTCATGCCGTGCACCGCGCCTGCCAATCCTGGGCTCCGTCTACATTGCCGACCTCAACGAGAAAACGGTTCGCCTGGCTGGGGTGTGCTGCACATGTGACAGGAAAATCTGCCGCGCAGGGAGCGCTTCACGACTGCAAGAATACACCGCGTCATTCGGGCCACTCCAGAGGCGGAACCCAAGCCTAAAGGGGAGCAGCATTCCCCTCTTGGATCGTGACTCAAAGGAGCAAGACGAAAATGGAAAAGTTCAACGCGGAAAACGAACGGATCAAGCGTGA
- a CDS encoding tyrosine-type recombinase/integrase, whose translation MEKFNAENERIKRDYAEFLREADQKSESTVRGIEKAILRFEEYTSYCDFGRFNRDQARGFRASLSAPSDESKRLGNLTILSTLKAVQRFFRWLSVQPGFKSKIDTNSIAYFNLSEKDIRAATSSPSKPSPTMDQLKRALASMPSETILHRRDRAVFALLMMTGIRDNAAASLLLGHVDIDRQMIVQDPKTVRTKNSKLIESVLLPLGPEIEGVLFSWVRYLRGELRWQPDDPLFPQSRHRIDPQRGPVVDGIKRQVWSNSQPIRQIFMRAFASADLPYFTPHRVRNTVVEYAYLTCRTPEEFKAFSQNLGHESVVTTLSSYGQIPLARQRELIRNAGKSKDLDAKLELLLEKLERDER comes from the coding sequence ATGGAAAAGTTCAACGCGGAAAACGAACGGATCAAGCGTGACTACGCTGAGTTCCTGCGCGAAGCGGATCAGAAGTCTGAATCGACCGTGCGCGGGATCGAAAAGGCGATCCTGCGCTTCGAGGAGTACACGAGTTACTGCGACTTTGGACGCTTCAATCGCGATCAGGCAAGAGGTTTCAGGGCGTCGCTGTCCGCCCCTTCCGACGAAAGCAAACGCTTAGGAAACTTGACCATTCTTTCGACCTTGAAAGCGGTGCAACGGTTCTTCCGGTGGCTGTCAGTGCAGCCCGGCTTCAAATCCAAAATCGACACCAACTCTATCGCCTACTTCAACCTCTCCGAAAAAGACATCCGCGCGGCGACTTCTTCGCCTTCGAAGCCCTCGCCGACCATGGATCAATTGAAGCGCGCATTGGCTTCGATGCCTTCTGAGACCATTTTGCATAGGCGTGATCGTGCTGTCTTTGCCCTTCTCATGATGACCGGCATCCGTGACAATGCAGCCGCGTCCTTGCTGCTAGGCCATGTCGACATCGACCGGCAGATGATCGTCCAAGACCCCAAAACCGTCCGCACTAAGAACAGCAAGCTGATCGAGTCCGTGCTGTTGCCGCTTGGGCCCGAGATTGAAGGCGTTCTGTTCTCTTGGGTTCGATACCTTCGCGGCGAACTTCGGTGGCAGCCTGACGATCCCCTCTTCCCTCAATCCCGGCATCGGATCGACCCTCAAAGAGGACCGGTAGTGGACGGCATAAAGCGTCAGGTCTGGTCAAACTCCCAGCCTATTCGGCAAATATTCATGCGTGCATTTGCGAGTGCTGACTTGCCTTACTTCACACCGCACCGTGTACGGAATACCGTCGTCGAGTATGCGTACCTCACTTGCCGGACGCCCGAGGAGTTCAAAGCGTTCAGCCAGAACCTCGGTCATGAGAGCGTCGTCACGACCCTGTCGAGTTACGGGCAGATCCCCTTGGCGAGGCAACGGGAGCTGATACGCAACGCGGGGAAAAGTAAGGACCTGGACGCAAAGCTGGAACTCTTACTGGAGAAACTGGAACGAGACGAAAGATAG
- a CDS encoding type I restriction-modification system subunit M, whose product MSTDIKSLESFVWSIAELLRGDFKQSEYGKVILPFVVLRRLDCILEETQPAVLDMAGNLPDDMDDDARDSLLSGVVGQDIRLYNLSRFTFASLKGQDAKDIHKNLIDYITKFSGNVRDIFLDKFLFTDQLKRLNDAGLLYQVFDKFTQIDLHPNAISNLEMGYLFEDLIRRFSEISNETAGEHYTPREVIRLIVSLLLINDKDALTGSGVIRQVYDPAAGTGGMLSIAEMEMKALNDRIRVELFGQELNPESFAICKSDMLVTGHNPENIAFGNTLTQDAHANKRFHYMLSNPPYGVDWKKYADPIKDEAAEQGMSGRFGAGLPRISDGQLLFLQHMISKMRNDEQGSRIGIVMNGSPLFTGGAGSGESEIRRWMLENDWVEAIIALPTDLFYNTGIQTYVWLLTNRKDTARRGKVQLIDASGERFWKSMRKSLGSKRREIPEDGTEEIARIYHDMLNGNSGWEDVSKIFNTTGFGYREIRVERPLKLAFAVTPEALEALREAKPFQKLDADDQTRVLDALQDHLPGDERWACRDDFDKAFSAALRSSGVKIGAPVRKAILSALSERDEDAEVCTDKKGNPEPDTDLRDHELVPLGEDWRAYVQREVLPFVPDAWVDETHTDATDGGVGRVGYEINFNRYFYKYVPPRQLEEIDAELKALEAEIAGLLQEVVE is encoded by the coding sequence ATGAGCACGGATATCAAGTCACTCGAGTCGTTCGTCTGGTCCATCGCTGAACTTCTTCGCGGCGACTTCAAGCAGTCCGAGTATGGCAAGGTCATCCTGCCCTTTGTCGTGCTGCGCCGACTCGACTGCATCCTTGAAGAGACCCAACCCGCCGTCCTCGACATGGCAGGCAACCTGCCCGACGACATGGACGACGATGCCCGCGACTCCCTGCTCTCAGGTGTCGTCGGTCAAGACATCCGCCTCTACAACCTGTCCCGCTTCACCTTCGCATCGCTCAAGGGGCAGGACGCCAAGGACATCCACAAGAACCTGATCGACTACATCACCAAGTTCTCGGGCAACGTCCGCGACATCTTCCTCGACAAATTCCTGTTCACCGACCAACTCAAGCGGCTGAACGACGCCGGTCTGCTCTATCAAGTGTTCGACAAGTTCACCCAGATCGACCTGCACCCGAACGCCATCTCGAACCTTGAGATGGGGTATCTGTTCGAAGACCTGATCCGCCGGTTCTCGGAAATCTCGAACGAGACCGCGGGCGAACACTACACCCCGCGCGAGGTCATTCGCCTGATCGTCTCGCTGCTGCTGATCAACGATAAGGACGCGTTGACCGGGTCGGGTGTCATCCGCCAAGTCTATGACCCCGCCGCGGGCACGGGCGGGATGCTGTCCATCGCCGAGATGGAGATGAAGGCGCTGAACGACCGCATCCGCGTCGAACTCTTCGGGCAGGAACTCAACCCGGAGTCTTTCGCAATCTGTAAGTCCGACATGCTGGTGACCGGGCATAACCCCGAGAACATCGCCTTCGGAAACACGCTGACCCAAGACGCCCACGCCAACAAACGCTTCCACTACATGCTGTCCAATCCTCCCTACGGCGTGGACTGGAAGAAATACGCCGACCCGATCAAGGACGAGGCAGCAGAGCAGGGCATGTCCGGTCGTTTCGGCGCGGGTCTGCCCCGCATCTCTGACGGGCAGCTCCTGTTCCTGCAACACATGATCTCCAAGATGCGCAATGACGAACAAGGCTCGCGCATTGGCATTGTCATGAACGGCTCGCCGCTGTTCACCGGCGGGGCCGGGTCAGGCGAAAGCGAGATCCGGCGCTGGATGCTGGAAAACGACTGGGTCGAGGCGATTATCGCGCTGCCGACCGACCTTTTCTACAACACCGGCATTCAGACCTATGTCTGGCTGCTTACCAACCGCAAGGACACGGCGCGGCGTGGCAAGGTGCAACTGATCGATGCCAGTGGGGAACGCTTCTGGAAATCCATGCGGAAATCCCTTGGGTCCAAGCGTCGGGAAATCCCCGAAGATGGCACCGAAGAGATCGCGCGCATCTACCACGACATGCTGAACGGCAATTCGGGCTGGGAGGATGTGTCGAAAATCTTCAACACGACCGGCTTCGGCTACCGCGAAATCCGCGTCGAACGCCCGCTGAAACTCGCCTTTGCGGTGACGCCCGAGGCGTTGGAAGCGCTGCGCGAGGCGAAACCGTTCCAGAAACTTGACGCAGACGACCAGACCCGCGTTCTGGACGCCTTGCAGGATCACTTGCCCGGCGATGAGCGCTGGGCCTGTCGCGACGACTTCGACAAGGCGTTCTCCGCCGCCCTTCGCAGCAGCGGCGTCAAGATCGGTGCGCCGGTGCGCAAGGCAATCCTGTCCGCATTGTCGGAACGCGACGAAGATGCCGAGGTCTGCACCGACAAAAAGGGCAATCCCGAACCCGACACCGATCTGCGCGATCACGAACTGGTGCCCTTGGGCGAGGACTGGCGCGCCTATGTGCAGCGCGAGGTTTTGCCCTTTGTTCCTGACGCTTGGGTGGATGAAACCCACACCGACGCGACGGACGGCGGTGTGGGGCGTGTGGGCTATGAAATCAACTTCAACCGCTACTTCTACAAATACGTGCCCCCAAGACAGCTCGAAGAAATCGACGCCGAGTTGAAGGCGCTGGAAGCCGAGATCGCAGGTCTGTTGCAGGAGGTGGTCGAGTGA
- a CDS encoding Abi family protein, which translates to MKFAKPAISVDDQLDLLKQRGMTVPDEVRARHYLQHISYYRLRAYWLPFEGAKQGDAHCFKDDTSFDDVLSLYVFDRQLRLLVMDAVERVEVAIRASWAHHMAMSHGPHGYLDQQHYSKVRHHASMVDSLTKEFDRSRDTFAEHYRTKYTDPTLPPVWMAAELMSFGLLSKFYGGLKSRAERQAIAKPLGLDEKVLTSFAHHMSHVRNICAHHGRLWNRRFTIQMIVPRYPARLAIAMKGADSRNIHNTLVTLDQMLRIVAPGTTWCDRVLLLMAECAFANPQAMGFPEGWEQQPIWKAGQVQEVGQ; encoded by the coding sequence ATGAAGTTTGCCAAACCCGCTATATCCGTAGATGACCAGCTCGACCTGTTGAAACAGCGCGGCATGACCGTGCCGGACGAGGTGCGCGCGCGGCATTACCTCCAACATATCTCCTACTACCGGCTGCGCGCCTACTGGCTTCCGTTTGAGGGCGCAAAGCAAGGCGATGCGCATTGCTTCAAGGATGACACGTCATTTGACGATGTGCTGTCGCTCTATGTCTTCGACCGACAGCTCCGCCTTTTGGTCATGGACGCTGTTGAGCGGGTCGAGGTGGCGATCCGTGCCTCCTGGGCGCATCACATGGCCATGTCGCACGGGCCGCACGGATACTTGGACCAGCAGCACTATTCGAAAGTGCGCCACCATGCGTCGATGGTGGACAGTCTGACCAAAGAGTTCGACCGCTCGCGGGACACCTTTGCAGAGCATTACCGCACGAAATACACCGACCCCACCTTGCCGCCCGTCTGGATGGCGGCAGAGCTTATGTCCTTTGGTTTGCTGTCCAAGTTCTACGGCGGGCTGAAATCCCGGGCGGAGCGTCAGGCCATCGCCAAGCCGCTAGGGCTGGACGAAAAGGTGCTGACCTCTTTCGCGCACCACATGAGCCATGTCCGCAACATCTGCGCCCACCACGGGCGGCTGTGGAACCGACGGTTTACGATTCAGATGATCGTCCCGCGCTACCCGGCGCGGCTGGCCATCGCGATGAAGGGGGCGGACTCCCGAAACATCCACAACACCTTGGTGACACTGGATCAGATGCTGCGGATCGTTGCACCGGGGACAACGTGGTGCGACCGGGTCCTCCTGCTGATGGCAGAGTGTGCTTTTGCCAATCCGCAAGCGATGGGGTTCCCCGAAGGTTGGGAACAACAGCCGATTTGGAAAGCAGGACAAGTTCAGGAGGTGGGCCAGTGA
- a CDS encoding restriction endonuclease subunit S, translated as MSTDSSRFAKPAWASGLPSDWQVLPIKKIVSTPITDGPHETPDFLDEGVIFISAEAIQDGKIDFARRRGFISEADNRRYSRKYSPETGDIYVVKSGATTGKSAMVGENADFNIWSPLAVIRSKSSMDSRFVLHTIRSQIVQYAIAINWSWGTQQNIGMGALGRIQVPIPDLATQRQIANFLDRETARIGLLIEKREKFASLVAEARDSLVATMICGESSEKLDTTRNDWTDARPENWKSERAKIYFRERIEKSVDGSEELLTVSHITGVTTRAEKDVNMFLAESNKGYKIVHPGDIVINTMWGWMGAMGVSSHHGIISPSYGVYRPTSDAFDRDYLDLMLRSKPFVAEVTRRSKGIHSSRLRIYPDAFLDMRLPVPPRDEQFAILAELRRRTERENALLAKNEQASALLKEYRSALITAAVTGQIDVTTYTKSGTPDRRLDAIQEEMGA; from the coding sequence GTGAGTACCGACAGTTCGCGGTTCGCCAAACCAGCTTGGGCATCGGGTCTTCCAAGCGACTGGCAGGTACTGCCGATCAAAAAGATCGTCTCAACGCCGATCACAGATGGTCCCCACGAGACACCCGACTTTCTTGATGAAGGCGTCATATTCATCTCCGCTGAGGCGATACAGGATGGTAAGATCGACTTTGCCCGGCGGCGGGGGTTCATCTCTGAGGCAGACAATCGCCGTTACTCGCGCAAGTATTCCCCTGAGACTGGCGACATTTATGTTGTGAAATCTGGTGCGACGACCGGCAAGTCAGCGATGGTTGGCGAAAATGCAGACTTTAATATTTGGTCGCCGCTTGCAGTTATCCGCTCGAAATCGTCGATGGACAGTCGCTTTGTGCTGCACACGATCCGCAGTCAGATCGTTCAATACGCGATTGCTATAAATTGGTCGTGGGGAACTCAGCAGAACATCGGAATGGGTGCTCTTGGAAGGATCCAAGTGCCTATCCCCGACCTCGCGACCCAACGCCAGATTGCCAACTTTCTGGACCGTGAGACCGCAAGAATAGGCCTGCTGATCGAGAAACGTGAGAAGTTCGCCTCCCTCGTTGCAGAAGCACGGGACTCGCTGGTGGCGACGATGATCTGCGGCGAAAGTTCCGAGAAGTTGGATACGACACGGAACGACTGGACCGACGCGCGCCCTGAGAATTGGAAAAGCGAAAGGGCAAAGATTTATTTCCGCGAACGGATCGAAAAAAGCGTGGATGGGTCTGAGGAACTCCTAACCGTGTCGCACATTACAGGCGTCACAACGCGTGCCGAAAAAGACGTGAACATGTTTCTCGCCGAGAGCAATAAGGGATACAAGATCGTTCATCCCGGCGACATTGTGATCAACACGATGTGGGGTTGGATGGGCGCTATGGGCGTCAGTTCCCATCACGGCATCATCAGTCCATCATATGGTGTCTACCGCCCAACTTCGGATGCATTTGATCGCGACTATCTGGATTTGATGCTGCGTTCAAAACCGTTCGTCGCCGAAGTAACGAGGCGTAGCAAGGGCATCCATTCCTCGCGTCTTCGTATCTATCCCGATGCCTTTTTGGATATGCGGCTACCCGTGCCGCCGCGCGATGAACAATTCGCCATCCTCGCAGAACTTCGTCGTCGAACAGAACGTGAGAACGCGCTTCTGGCGAAGAATGAACAGGCGTCAGCGTTGCTCAAAGAATACCGCTCCGCCCTGATCACCGCCGCTGTCACGGGTCAGATCGACGTGACGACCTACACCAAATCCGGCACCCCCGACCGCCGCCTCGACGCCATCCAAGAGGAGATGGGCGCGTGA
- a CDS encoding GmrSD restriction endonuclease domain-containing protein: protein MRDAQKPNQFTLNNLLSRLKEGRFVVPDFQREFEWKPWDISDLMRSIFLDYYVGSLLLWKGKEENFDALACEPIYGHTGAGSSEHIVLDGQQRLTALYYACVAPDVPLPDRANRAIYFIRVDRFMREEYDDAFSYDWKTKRLEKLTQDPSIQYEEHIFPLSVIGAGGWAMPTWVQGYMKHWQEKTAEARELGNDEDAELFQVHADNAEKFGEELKSLTEQYQLSYIELDKDLGLDKICDIFTQINSKGVRLDVFDLLNALLKPRDLQLKFMWRKARGRLEFVDSSKLNVYILQVMSILKQAYCSPKYLYYLMPGHQKTIRTPDGKTEKEVLVHTTDEFVALWDTSVTALERAIKMLRHPQEFGVTSSKYLPYVSILPAFSSLQEHVRTLPADRRLDGQRKVRFWYWAAIFTSRYSGSVESTAARDFQNVKSWIDDDSKEPPLIQEFKTRFKNLELRRETKYGSSIYNGIFNLLVLNGARDWITGNIPENELLDDHHIVPASWGDANLQDRSVHSILNRTPLLDETNRHVIRDKLPNAYLPELIAKNGESRVRAILESHLISPAAFDILMREGFSASDFEEFINERQRTCVEAIESLLIKERLDLSPDLRDLDERIEIAELSLRAKIETALSAQEDVFPQHVMEKVRQRLNRAQRKNPAFDKDYYATMGGMLEFCDLQELKDIILAKANWQEFVGIYNSKEDLSKRVDQLAEIRNGIRHSRTIDAVSRKDGEAALTWFEAVNKNV from the coding sequence ATGAGAGACGCCCAAAAACCCAACCAGTTCACCCTGAACAACTTGCTGTCGCGTCTCAAAGAGGGTCGTTTTGTCGTCCCAGACTTTCAGCGTGAGTTCGAGTGGAAACCTTGGGATATCTCGGATCTGATGCGGTCAATCTTCCTCGACTACTACGTCGGCAGTCTGCTGCTGTGGAAAGGCAAGGAAGAGAACTTCGACGCCCTCGCTTGCGAACCGATCTATGGTCACACCGGCGCTGGATCATCCGAACACATCGTTCTCGACGGACAGCAGCGCCTGACCGCTCTCTACTATGCCTGTGTCGCGCCTGATGTGCCTCTGCCAGACCGTGCCAACCGCGCGATCTACTTCATCCGCGTCGACCGGTTCATGCGTGAAGAATACGACGACGCGTTCAGTTACGACTGGAAGACCAAACGTCTTGAGAAACTGACCCAAGATCCATCGATCCAGTACGAAGAGCACATCTTTCCGCTTTCTGTGATCGGCGCTGGCGGGTGGGCGATGCCGACTTGGGTTCAGGGATATATGAAGCATTGGCAGGAAAAGACTGCCGAGGCGCGAGAACTGGGCAACGATGAAGACGCCGAGCTGTTCCAAGTTCATGCCGACAACGCCGAGAAGTTTGGCGAAGAACTCAAAAGTCTGACCGAGCAATACCAGTTGTCCTACATCGAACTCGACAAGGATCTGGGGTTGGACAAAATCTGCGATATCTTCACCCAGATCAACAGCAAGGGCGTGCGGTTGGACGTGTTCGACCTGCTCAACGCCTTGCTGAAACCTCGCGACCTGCAACTCAAGTTCATGTGGCGCAAGGCGCGCGGGCGTCTGGAGTTCGTCGATAGTTCGAAACTGAACGTCTACATCTTGCAGGTCATGTCGATCCTGAAGCAGGCATACTGCTCACCCAAGTATCTGTATTATCTCATGCCGGGGCACCAAAAGACGATCCGCACCCCAGATGGGAAGACCGAGAAAGAGGTGCTGGTTCACACTACCGATGAGTTCGTCGCGCTGTGGGACACGTCCGTGACGGCGTTGGAGCGCGCGATCAAGATGCTGCGCCATCCGCAAGAGTTTGGTGTCACATCGTCAAAGTATCTGCCCTACGTGTCGATCCTTCCCGCGTTCTCGTCGTTGCAGGAACATGTCCGCACATTGCCGGCAGACAGACGCCTCGACGGTCAACGCAAGGTCCGGTTTTGGTATTGGGCGGCGATCTTCACGTCACGATATTCTGGATCAGTCGAGTCAACGGCAGCGCGTGACTTCCAGAACGTGAAATCGTGGATCGATGACGACAGCAAGGAACCGCCACTGATTCAAGAGTTCAAGACCCGGTTCAAGAACCTCGAACTGCGTCGTGAGACCAAATACGGGTCGTCGATCTACAACGGCATCTTCAACCTGCTTGTGTTGAACGGTGCGCGCGACTGGATCACGGGCAACATCCCTGAGAACGAACTGCTGGATGATCATCACATCGTTCCAGCGTCTTGGGGCGATGCCAATCTGCAAGATCGATCGGTGCATTCGATCCTAAACCGAACGCCCTTGCTCGATGAGACGAACCGACATGTGATCCGGGATAAATTGCCTAACGCCTACTTGCCGGAACTGATCGCCAAGAACGGGGAAAGTCGTGTTCGTGCGATCTTGGAGAGTCACCTGATTTCGCCTGCTGCCTTCGACATTCTAATGAGAGAGGGCTTTTCGGCGTCGGACTTCGAAGAGTTCATCAACGAACGCCAAAGAACCTGCGTCGAGGCGATTGAGTCTCTGCTGATCAAAGAACGACTCGACCTATCCCCAGACCTCCGCGATCTGGACGAACGTATCGAGATTGCCGAACTGTCACTGCGCGCGAAGATCGAAACCGCCCTGTCCGCGCAGGAGGACGTGTTCCCGCAACATGTGATGGAGAAGGTTCGGCAAAGACTGAACCGAGCGCAGCGCAAGAACCCCGCGTTCGACAAAGACTACTATGCGACCATGGGCGGGATGCTTGAGTTCTGCGACCTGCAAGAACTCAAGGATATCATCCTTGCGAAGGCGAACTGGCAAGAATTCGTCGGCATCTACAATTCGAAAGAAGATCTATCAAAACGGGTCGATCAACTTGCAGAAATCCGAAACGGAATCCGACACAGCAGGACAATCGATGCGGTTTCAAGAAAAGACGGTGAGGCGGCACTGACGTGGTTTGAGGCCGTGAACAAAAATGTCTGA